The following coding sequences lie in one Streptomyces venezuelae genomic window:
- a CDS encoding ABC transporter ATP-binding protein — translation MSTATGRAARPVDTGAARVAAAVKVYGSGDTAVRALDGVSVEFGAGHFTAIMGPSGSGKSTLMHCAAGLDTLTSGAAYIGDTELGKLDDRRLTLLRRDRVGFVFQAFNLVPTLTVAENITLPLDLAGVRGDREWADALIDVVGLRDRLHHRPAELSGGQQQRVAVARAFAGRPDVVFADEPTGNLDSRSGEEVLNLLGRAVRQMGRTVVMVTHDPVAAAHADEVVFLADGRLVDRMESPTADRVLDRMKAFDARQPAPAAPALTHSAAPPSSPGARPGTKEPQPWTP, via the coding sequence ATGAGCACCGCCACCGGACGGGCCGCGAGGCCTGTGGACACCGGCGCCGCCCGCGTCGCCGCCGCCGTGAAGGTGTACGGGAGCGGGGACACCGCCGTACGGGCCCTGGACGGGGTGAGCGTCGAGTTCGGTGCCGGACACTTCACCGCGATCATGGGCCCGTCCGGGTCCGGCAAGTCCACCCTGATGCACTGCGCGGCGGGCCTGGACACACTCACCTCGGGCGCCGCGTACATCGGTGACACGGAGCTCGGGAAGCTGGACGACCGACGTCTCACCCTGCTGCGGCGCGACCGCGTCGGCTTCGTCTTCCAGGCATTCAACCTCGTGCCGACGCTGACCGTCGCCGAGAACATCACCCTGCCCCTGGACCTCGCCGGAGTTCGCGGCGACCGTGAGTGGGCCGACGCCCTCATCGATGTCGTCGGCCTCCGCGACCGGCTCCACCACCGGCCCGCCGAACTCTCCGGTGGCCAGCAGCAACGCGTCGCCGTGGCACGGGCGTTCGCCGGACGCCCCGACGTCGTCTTCGCCGACGAACCGACCGGCAACCTCGACTCGCGCTCCGGCGAGGAGGTCCTGAACCTGCTCGGCCGCGCGGTACGGCAGATGGGCCGCACCGTCGTCATGGTCACGCACGACCCGGTGGCCGCCGCCCACGCCGACGAGGTCGTCTTCCTCGCCGACGGACGCCTCGTGGACCGGATGGAGTCCCCGACGGCCGACCGGGTCCTGGACCGGATGAAGGCGTTCGACGCACGGCAGCCGGCTCCCGCCGCGCCCGCCCTCACGCACTCCGCCGCTCCGCCCTCCTCACCCGGCGCGCGGCCCGGCACGAAGGAGCCGCAGCCATGGACTCCCTGA
- a CDS encoding TetR/AcrR family transcriptional regulator gives MARPRSFDEERALDAAMHAFWANGYEATSTQDLCEATGLGRSSIYNTFTSKHDLFRRALTRYMDGMNAGQLQILEDVERPAAERVRALFDRVIEGEFQQRRDGHSIGCLTVNTTVELAGRDPEAAALLERDLAARLAALGTTIRAGQQDGDITSGRDADTLARYVNAVIGGMRVSAQGGADRATLQAIADTAMDALTGL, from the coding sequence ATGGCCCGACCGAGGAGTTTCGACGAGGAGCGGGCCCTGGACGCGGCGATGCATGCCTTCTGGGCGAACGGCTACGAAGCCACCTCGACCCAGGACCTGTGCGAAGCCACCGGCCTGGGCCGCAGCAGCATCTACAACACGTTCACCAGCAAGCACGACCTGTTCCGGCGCGCCCTGACCCGGTACATGGACGGCATGAACGCCGGCCAGCTCCAGATCCTCGAAGACGTCGAGCGACCGGCGGCGGAGCGCGTGCGCGCACTGTTCGACCGGGTCATCGAAGGCGAGTTCCAGCAGCGCAGGGACGGCCACAGCATCGGCTGCCTCACGGTCAACACCACGGTCGAGCTCGCCGGGCGCGACCCGGAGGCCGCCGCACTGCTGGAGCGGGACCTCGCCGCGCGGCTCGCCGCTCTCGGCACCACGATCCGCGCCGGCCAGCAGGACGGCGACATCACGTCCGGACGCGACGCGGACACGCTCGCCCGTTACGTCAACGCCGTCATCGGCGGCATGCGGGTCTCCGCGCAGGGCGGCGCCGACCGGGCGACGCTCCAGGCGATCGCCGACACGGCGATGGACGCGCTCACGGGTCTCTAG
- a CDS encoding TetR/AcrR family transcriptional regulator: MYSGFMSTPERLIESTRELLWERGYVGTSPKAIQQHAGAGQGSMYHHFAGKPDLALAAIRRTAEEMRATAEAVLGGDGPAYARIESYLLRERDVLRGCPVGRLTMDPDVIASDELRAPVTETLDWLRDRIAGIVEEGRAQGEFTDALVPQDIASTVVATVQGGYVLARSSGSPAAFDTAVRGLLALLAAARTSAARS, translated from the coding sequence ATGTACAGTGGCTTCATGAGCACTCCGGAGCGTCTGATCGAGTCCACCCGCGAGCTGCTGTGGGAGCGGGGGTACGTCGGCACGAGCCCCAAGGCCATCCAGCAGCACGCGGGCGCGGGCCAGGGCAGCATGTACCACCACTTCGCCGGCAAGCCCGACCTCGCGCTCGCCGCGATCCGACGTACCGCCGAGGAGATGCGCGCCACGGCCGAGGCGGTCCTGGGCGGCGACGGACCGGCGTACGCGCGCATCGAGTCGTATCTGCTGCGCGAGCGCGACGTGCTGAGGGGCTGCCCGGTCGGGCGGCTCACGATGGATCCGGACGTCATCGCCAGTGACGAGCTGCGCGCACCCGTCACCGAGACCCTCGACTGGCTGCGCGACCGGATCGCCGGAATCGTCGAAGAGGGGCGCGCCCAGGGCGAGTTCACGGACGCGCTCGTTCCGCAGGACATCGCGTCGACGGTCGTCGCGACGGTGCAGGGCGGCTACGTCCTTGCGCGGTCGTCCGGTTCGCCGGCCGCGTTCGACACGGCGGTGCGGGGACTGCTCGCGCTGCTCGCGGCGGCCCGCACTTCCGCCGCCCGCTCCTGA
- a CDS encoding DUF4865 family protein translates to MHAMQYEITLPADYDMGVIRHRVESKGHLLDDFPGLGFKAYLMRERGKDDSPVNQYAPFYLWNTAEGMNAFLWGPGFRGLSEDFGRPVVQHWTTLAYEEGPASGAVPRTAVRRRQRIPEATPLPGLAAELAAEAGRSARTEGAVSALTAVDPRAWEAVHFSLWESDAPQGVGDVFQVLHVSAPERGDLRRGRQW, encoded by the coding sequence ATGCATGCGATGCAGTACGAGATCACCCTGCCCGCCGACTACGACATGGGGGTCATCCGCCACCGGGTCGAGTCGAAGGGCCACCTCCTGGACGACTTTCCCGGTCTCGGTTTCAAGGCGTACCTGATGCGGGAGCGCGGCAAGGACGACTCGCCGGTGAACCAGTACGCACCGTTCTACCTGTGGAACACGGCCGAGGGCATGAACGCGTTCCTCTGGGGGCCCGGATTCCGGGGGCTGAGCGAGGACTTCGGGCGGCCGGTGGTGCAGCACTGGACGACCCTCGCGTACGAGGAGGGGCCCGCGTCGGGAGCCGTGCCGAGGACCGCCGTCCGCCGTCGGCAGCGCATCCCGGAGGCGACGCCCCTGCCGGGACTCGCGGCCGAACTCGCCGCGGAGGCGGGCCGCTCGGCGCGGACCGAGGGAGCGGTGAGCGCGCTGACCGCGGTCGATCCGCGGGCCTGGGAGGCCGTGCACTTCTCGCTCTGGGAGAGTGATGCGCCGCAGGGGGTCGGTGACGTCTTCCAGGTGCTGCACGTCTCGGCGCCGGAGCGGGGCGACCTGCGCCGGGGGCGGCAGTGGTGA
- a CDS encoding cupin domain-containing protein — protein MHITRNRPDTLRGPAENFTGTVWLDEIAAPDAPSRLRMFTVHFAPGARTAWHRHPHGQVLHVTEGEGLVQREGGPVEPIRAGDTVWIEPGESHWHGAGPRTFMTHLAVVEAAADGTTTEWGDLVDTHDCAAA, from the coding sequence TTGCACATCACCCGGAACCGGCCCGACACCCTGCGGGGACCCGCCGAGAACTTCACCGGCACCGTCTGGCTCGACGAGATAGCCGCGCCCGACGCCCCGTCCCGCCTGCGCATGTTCACCGTCCACTTCGCCCCCGGCGCCCGCACGGCCTGGCACCGCCACCCGCACGGCCAGGTCCTGCACGTGACCGAGGGCGAGGGGCTCGTGCAGCGCGAGGGCGGCCCGGTCGAGCCGATCAGGGCCGGTGACACGGTGTGGATCGAGCCCGGCGAGTCGCACTGGCACGGCGCGGGACCGCGCACGTTCATGACGCACCTGGCCGTGGTCGAGGCGGCGGCCGACGGCACGACGACCGAGTGGGGCGACCTGGTCGACACCCACGACTGCGCCGCCGCCTGA
- a CDS encoding phosphotriesterase codes for MRAAAPAVHRVRTVLGDASPEALGVCDAHDHLFLRSPRLPGQELDSPSAAAAELAAFREAGGQSVIQWTPHGMGRRAELLPELSKASGARVVAATGLHQAVHYSAETLDRLRADGLAALFVRELTEGIGESGVRAGLIKVAGGFHGLDAHARWTMTAAAEAHHATGAPITVHLELGTGALDVLDLLCGECGVPPHRVVLGHLNRSPDLTAHLQAAESGAYLALDGPSRAHHATDWRMPDAVRALADAGFGDRLLLGGDTTTSGARSVHGGPGMPYLLRRVRPRLATAVGDELVEQILTVNPGRAFGVDWA; via the coding sequence ATGCGGGCGGCTGCCCCGGCGGTTCATCGGGTCCGTACGGTCCTCGGGGATGCCTCACCCGAAGCTCTCGGCGTCTGCGACGCCCATGACCACCTCTTCCTGCGCAGCCCTCGACTCCCGGGCCAGGAGCTGGATTCGCCCTCCGCAGCGGCGGCGGAACTGGCCGCGTTCCGTGAGGCGGGCGGGCAGAGCGTCATCCAGTGGACGCCCCACGGGATGGGCCGCCGCGCCGAACTGCTGCCGGAGCTGTCGAAGGCGTCGGGGGCCCGGGTCGTCGCGGCGACGGGGCTGCATCAAGCGGTCCACTACAGCGCGGAGACGCTGGACCGGCTGCGCGCGGACGGCCTCGCGGCGCTCTTCGTCCGCGAACTCACCGAAGGCATCGGGGAGTCCGGGGTGCGGGCGGGACTCATCAAGGTCGCGGGCGGGTTCCACGGCCTCGACGCGCACGCCCGCTGGACCATGACGGCGGCGGCCGAGGCGCACCACGCCACGGGCGCGCCCATCACCGTCCACCTGGAGCTGGGCACGGGCGCGCTCGACGTGCTCGACCTGCTCTGCGGCGAGTGCGGCGTACCGCCGCACCGCGTCGTCCTCGGCCACCTCAACCGCTCCCCCGACCTCACCGCCCACCTCCAGGCCGCCGAGTCGGGCGCGTATCTGGCCCTGGACGGCCCCTCCCGCGCCCACCACGCCACGGACTGGCGCATGCCGGACGCGGTGCGGGCGCTGGCCGACGCGGGGTTCGGCGACCGCCTGCTCCTGGGCGGCGACACGACGACGTCGGGGGCGCGGTCGGTGCACGGCGGCCCCGGCATGCCGTATCTGCTGCGGCGGGTGCGCCCGCGGCTCGCGACCGCCGTGGGCGATGAGCTGGTGGAGCAGATCCTGACGGTGAACCCGGGGCGGGCTTTCGGGGTGGACTGGGCTTAG
- a CDS encoding SHOCT domain-containing protein, whose amino-acid sequence MQTLAHWDGGPGPWILFFPLIWAAVVVGAFTLLRRTVWRGRRGPFRGMGGPAGPLGHAGHTAVDENSPIAVLGRRFASGEIDEDEYWRRLTVLNEEFGRTSKGGPA is encoded by the coding sequence ATGCAGACCCTGGCGCACTGGGACGGTGGGCCCGGCCCGTGGATCCTGTTCTTCCCGCTGATCTGGGCGGCCGTCGTCGTCGGCGCCTTCACCCTGCTCCGCCGCACCGTGTGGCGCGGCCGCCGCGGCCCGTTCCGGGGGATGGGCGGACCCGCCGGGCCCCTGGGGCACGCCGGGCACACCGCCGTCGACGAGAACTCGCCCATCGCCGTGCTCGGCCGCCGCTTCGCCTCCGGCGAGATCGACGAGGACGAGTACTGGCGCAGGCTGACCGTCCTCAACGAGGAGTTCGGCCGCACCTCGAAGGGCGGCCCGGCATGA